GAAATACTTAAAAAATGTATAAATCCAAAGCCTGATATCCGATACGGGACGGCAGAAGAACTTATGAAAGCCCTTAGACATTATCTTTTGGTAAGTTCGGATACTCTCATTTCTAAATCCGTTCATGGAGTATTCCCATCCTACATATTTTCTAAAATAACTGCAATAACCGGAGCTGGTGGGACAGGTGTTTCTACACTTACAGCGGCAGTGGCTGAACAAGCTTCAAAGTCTGGTAATTCCGTGTGCATAGTTGATTTAAGTAAGTCAGGAGATTTAGTAAAAATTTTTGTTCGGGCCGGTGAAAATTCCCCTTCAACCCTTCCACAAAAAATTAAACCTAACATGTACTATCTGAGGCCTTCCATCGAAGTATCGGGTAATTCACTAGAGAATATGACCTTGAACAAGCTGTTGGGACAACTGCAGGAGAAATACAGATACATATTTATTGACGGGACACCGGACATTCTGAGCTCTATAGAAATATATCTTGATAAGATTTTTATTGTCTCTGACATGAATCCTTTTGGTATCTCTAAAATGTTTCAAATTCTTGAAAGGGAAGGTCTGGCGGAGAAAATAGTATCTAGGACTTCTTTTATAATCAATAAATTTTATAAAGGTGAATTAAGTTCAGATATACTTTTAAACGGTGTTTTTAATAACGAACTGTTTGTAAAGACGGAAATTTTTGAGGTTCCCTACAGCGACAAGGTATATCTAAAGTGGATGTACGGGTATTTTGAAGAATTTACAGGATTTAACGGTTTACTATCTGATAATTTCAAAAAAGCTATATCAAATATCATTTTACATAAAGTCATTTTCAATGAAAAGAAAAGTTTATTTAAAAAGGAGTAAAGTCTATGAGTAAAAGGCTTATTATAAAGACGGTACTTATCTGTCTCGGTTTTCTTCTGATTTTGGATTCCGCATTATTTGCATATATCTTTACAAAATATCCGATTAATACGGAAAAGACAATATCTGTTGTTGTAGCAACTGCAGATATAAAAGAAGGGACAGTAATAGAAGAACATTTTCTTAGGAAAAAAGAAATATACGCATCGGCAGTAAGTTCTAATGTTGAAACGGAAGTTGGTAATATTGCAGGGAAAAAGGCCCTTACAAATATACACAAGGATGATTACATAAGATCATACGACCTTCTGGAAAGGAAGGACTGGTATAAGGATGATGAAAGAATTATTATTTTGCCAGTTAGTATGGAGGAAAGACTGGCTAATTTAGTAAGAAAGGGTTCGTATGTTGACATAAGACTGCAAAGGGACACTAGTGAAGTTACAGAGGATGTTTTATACAAAATACAGGTAAAGGATGTACTGGACGATGCAGGTATAGCCTTAGATTCCAAGTCTGCGGTGAACTCTAAAACCGCTTACTTAAAGTTGGTTTTAGGTAAGAAGGATAGGCAAAAGATATATTCTGCATTAAGAAGCGGAAAGCTTATTTATGAGTTGTACTGCGATAGTACACAAAAATCAGGAGGGGAGGTTAATTAATGGGTAAAACGGCAGCGGTGATATCAGAGGTCAAGAACTCCGGCAAGTCAGTTTTTACGTATATTCTGGCGAACCATATCAGGGAAATGGTAACACAGGATACTAAAATACTGGTTTGCTGTCTTAATTCAAAATTCAGCCTTCTTTATAAACTGATGGGTATAAATGAGTCCTCCCCCGGAATTGAGGAATTTATAAATCTACAGGAATCGGGATGTGAAAATAAAGCCCGGGCTTTAGAGGATTTGATTCCAAAGTCAAATGGCATATACTTTCTGGGAAGCTATAAAACCACAAATTCCTATGTTAACCGTAATATTGACGGCTTTTCAACACTTGTTGACAGTCTTGAAAAAACCTTTGATTTAATAATATTTGATACTGTATCCAGCAAAGAAAATACTCTTACTAACATAGTATTTGAAAAATCATCTATGCTTATAAATCTTTTTGTTCAGGATGCAGAAAGCGTAAATAAGCTTAACTTGGTTGGAGATAAGATGATACATAAACGGAAAGAAATGTATCTTATATCAAAGTATAGAGATATTTATCCCAGAGTAAGTGATATAAAGCGAAGATTTTCTCTGGATAAGCTGTATAAGATGGATTACTGCAAAACTTTACAGGAAATGAAAAACAGGGACAGCCTTCATCTTTATTTACAAAGAGATACAGAATGCAACCATTCTGTAAGGCTTATTTCAAAATATATTACCCAAGTATTTAATCTTGATATAAAAGGTAAAAAGCAAGAAGACAAAAGGGTGAATTATTTAAAAAGTATATTTGACATCCTTACGTAAACTTATTTTGTAATTTTTAAAGGGGGTTAAAAGTGTGAGAACGTTACTAAAGTTGTGTTTAAAGGAATTAATGGACTATGTAGAGGAAGAATTGAGACTAAACGGACTCAATGGAATAAAAGAATATAAGGAAGATACGGCAGGTATTATTCTTGAAAATACAAAACAGGCTCAAAAGCTTTTGGCAATGGACGGAAGCCCTAAAGCAAGGGAATTTATACAAAACAGCATATATTTCTTACTCATAGAAAAGTCTGAAATCATTACCCAGGAAAATATTGATGGAATTTTGGGAGAGTATCACATAAATTATTATGAAAATATATATACAGGCGGTGAAGCAAAATTCATATCTAAGCCTATTGACACGGAGCTTGCAGAGCATTTAAGTCGGTATTCTATTAGTATAGACGACGATTTCGATATAAAGCTGCAAAAGCTTACCCAAATCATTTATCAGGAGGTATACGGGTATGGTATCCTTGATGAACTGATTTTCGACCCGGTGCTCAATGAAGTAGCCTGTACAAGGAGCGACTATATATGGATTCAATACAAGGGTATCAAAAGGCATATTCCCAATAAGGCCTTTTGCTTCAGCAGTGAGGATATCTATAGAAAATTAATAGAGAACAGGTTAACCTCAACAGCAAGAGAAGAAATGAACGCAGGAGCACCCCTGGTATATGCAGTCTTAAAAAATGGAGCAAGAGTAACTGCTCTAAGACCTCCCTTATCAAAATATTATGTAGTTAATGTGAGATTGTTTGCTCCTAAAACTCAATTGGTGAATTATAGGGATAACTTTATTGAAAATAGAATTGCCCGTATCATTGAACTTCTTGCGGGAAAAGGAAGAAGAAATGTAGCTATTATAGGGGAACAGGGTTCGGGAAAAACTACTGCAGCTGACGAGCTGATTATAAAGCAACTTGACCCGGATATAAGTATAGGTCTGGCAGAAAACATACATGAGCTGAATATCTCTTCAAACTATCCCG
This region of Clostridium sp. BNL1100 genomic DNA includes:
- a CDS encoding serine/threonine-protein kinase, with amino-acid sequence MQDNYFHFKYKYIRLLGHGGCGEVYLAENTKLGNFWAVKEILKGRNSTISGYLEPEILKRLNHPALPRICDVYEDERCIYIVEDYIEGTCLKQILYEKGSVAEKKAVEWGIQLCSVLDYLHSQKPDPVIYGDMKPHNIILTKGDTIKLIDFGISSTLNESRDKPPGVTETAFIGTKGYAAPEQFMGGCLSPATDIYSLGITLIHLITGVDPVKNYSFYQNNNFSESLSSEIHEILKKCINPKPDIRYGTAEELMKALRHYLLVSSDTLISKSVHGVFPSYIFSKITAITGAGGTGVSTLTAAVAEQASKSGNSVCIVDLSKSGDLVKIFVRAGENSPSTLPQKIKPNMYYLRPSIEVSGNSLENMTLNKLLGQLQEKYRYIFIDGTPDILSSIEIYLDKIFIVSDMNPFGISKMFQILEREGLAEKIVSRTSFIINKFYKGELSSDILLNGVFNNELFVKTEIFEVPYSDKVYLKWMYGYFEEFTGFNGLLSDNFKKAISNIILHKVIFNEKKSLFKKE
- a CDS encoding SAF domain-containing protein; this encodes MSKRLIIKTVLICLGFLLILDSALFAYIFTKYPINTEKTISVVVATADIKEGTVIEEHFLRKKEIYASAVSSNVETEVGNIAGKKALTNIHKDDYIRSYDLLERKDWYKDDERIIILPVSMEERLANLVRKGSYVDIRLQRDTSEVTEDVLYKIQVKDVLDDAGIALDSKSAVNSKTAYLKLVLGKKDRQKIYSALRSGKLIYELYCDSTQKSGGEVN
- a CDS encoding ATPase, T2SS/T4P/T4SS family, whose amino-acid sequence is MRTLLKLCLKELMDYVEEELRLNGLNGIKEYKEDTAGIILENTKQAQKLLAMDGSPKAREFIQNSIYFLLIEKSEIITQENIDGILGEYHINYYENIYTGGEAKFISKPIDTELAEHLSRYSISIDDDFDIKLQKLTQIIYQEVYGYGILDELIFDPVLNEVACTRSDYIWIQYKGIKRHIPNKAFCFSSEDIYRKLIENRLTSTAREEMNAGAPLVYAVLKNGARVTALRPPLSKYYVVNVRLFAPKTQLVNYRDNFIENRIARIIELLAGKGRRNVAIIGEQGSGKTTAADELIIKQLDPDISIGLAENIHELNISSNYPGKNIVELQYTKEFKPSDITEVFFRLNRDIVIYGEVRNSYEAFEMIKAMLRQARGSLFTFHSSSPRRMIHDLRQLLMQTGYYTDFREAQFDVADAVDLIIHIKLDRETGQRYVYKVAEVLACEENMTFQINDLFVFDREKGKYISNKNGLSKQQLLSCLEYEFTQSDAEELSRLFCQSNSDNDSGDVLPEVDTI